CCGCTGGAAAGCCATCAGCTCGGGGCAGGCTCACGCCGCTCGACTATGGCTGCGCGGGCAGAACCAGGGCATCCCGGATCTCTGCTGGCGGGTTCGCGCCAAGAGCCAGATAGATCTCGATCCACGCCAGATAGGAGCGCCAGGAAGGATCACGCTGGTCGATGAGGGCGCGTTGTGCCTGACCCAGACGCTCGTGCACATCGAAAGGCACCTGCGTGTTCCCATCCGAGTGCAGCTGTGCCGCGAACCAGAGCACGTCGAGCTGACCGGCATCGAGAGGTGCGTGGGTGCGCTCGATCAGGGTGTCGGTGTGCTCGAGCGCCTTGCCCAACCAGTGGCCCGCCCGCGTCGTGTCCCGGCGATCCACGGCATTCTCGGCCAGCCGCATCTCCGCCAGCGTCACCGCGCGGAGGTCCTCATCGCGATCCGACTCGGCGAACTGTTCCAGGAACAGCACCCGCCGCTGTTCGAGTGCGTGGGCGGCGGCGTCCAGGTGCCCGAGTCGGGTCTCCGCATTGGCGCGCAGTCCCGCGGCGATGATGCGATAGGAGCGCTGAACGTGCTGGGGAGTTGCGTGTGCCCAGGTCAGCGAGGCTTGCACGACTGGGGTCGCCAGGTCGCGCTCGACGCGGTCCAGGTCCTCCAATGCCCGCTGGGGTTGCCCCGCCCCCAGCTCCGCGGCGCAGCGGGCCAGCCGCACCACCAACCGGTTGCGCAGACCCTCCGCGTCGCTGGGACCCGTTTCCACGGTGGGCAGCTCGCGATCATAGAGCGCCAACGCACGCTCGAATCGGCCCGCGGCGAGGTTGTAGAGCGCCGCGCGATCCAGTACCAGGGGGACGAACCTGGCCAGCTTCGGTGTGGCGTCCACCATGGCCAGGGCCTGATCCGCCGCCTGCGCGGCCTCTTCCTCGCGGCCGACGTGCAAGAGCGCCCGAGCGCGGGAAAGGGACACCGCCAGCCCCGGCGCGTTGTCCACGTAGGGCAACTTGTCCCGTTGCTCGAGATAGCCCAGGGCGATGTGGAAGTTGCCCACCTGGGTGTGCAACAGCCCCAACGCGCCGAGGATCATCGCCCGGTAGCGGACGTTGTTGCGCACCAGGTCCAGGGCGATCAGGTAGTGCCGGTTGGCGCGCTCGGCGGCGGCGGGAGCGTGGCCGCGGAGGAAGTCCTCGTGATGAATGGCACCCGAGAGGGCATGCACCTCGCGTTGGTTCTTGAGCTCCTGCCACGAGGCACGCAGCTCCTTCACGGCCGCCGCCACCGCCCGGGCGTGGGCGCGGTCATCCTCCAGCTTGGGCAACTGGCGCGCCATGAGGTAGGCCTTCACGAAGTGCGCGAGCGGCCTGGCCATGCTGGCGGAGGAGGTGGTGACTTCCTTTTCCACCACCTCGGGGCTGACGCCGGCACGCAAACGCAGGCTCATGGACTCGACGGCACTTTCCAGTGAGCCAGTCCGCTGAGTCACGAGGTCGAAGTCGGCACGGGCTTCGTCCAGGCGCTGCCTCCCCAACCGGCGATAGGCGCGGCCCATCATCGCGCGGCGAAACAACCGCTCGGCCTGGCGGCGTTCCTCGGTGCCGGGCGGGGCGTCGTCGACGTAGACCGTCGCCAGGGCCTCCAGCACGCCATCGGCGCCGAGGCCCGCCGCGCGCTCGACGGCGTCCTGCACCAGGACGCGCCGGCGAAGGGGCTCCTTCTGCTGATGGTAGAACGCGATCAAGGCCTCCCGGACGGCGCGGGGGGGACGCTCGTCGTGCAACGCATTGACGTGCCGGCCCAGCTCCAAGGCGAACGCATAGGCCGAGCCGGCGGGTGCCGAGGCGAGAGCCCGGGCCATGACGGCATCCGCCTCGTCATAGGGGCGTCCCCGGTACAGGGCGCGGACGGCGGCGCGAGCGAAGTCGAGCTGGTCGT
Above is a window of Cystobacter fuscus DNA encoding:
- a CDS encoding PD40 domain-containing protein; its protein translation is MLTPRGRCFLVLAVLLAGSAWAQDDENDGGLRRPSRLTVGMGDQFLGQLAPDGNTLIFVSNRNIATEIYVQELEQGRERRLFDEGADVTWPRVSPDGKHLLYISFRNQASGQLCVRELPGAEGRRCLEEETSALQAEWIDASHIALVSRATIQGDLRLSRVSVARELSASPLLERNLTSPALSPDGRWLVYVPVERSVQQVGPGFAARASPHLEVFRLDRPGAVPIPLALDLPGQTGQPVFARDGRSLYVVQFFTDSNADGVIDASDRGVLFRVPFAAEREDAPGLAAASSPDQLTSVSWSCEYPAPATESLIATCSRDQSLDVYQLPLDGQVPSTWDVPRLSAELKMVGRRADQLLLYHQRLLREVRPKLRRLLMMRLSQLHLAAEDFDAAEFYARRMHSVDDPATAGLSEPLRLLIDHRRAMKESERGRMVDEPLDAERKRMAALDPAAAPSPPSAVFQHVVRSELAEDAGDFTLARQELEAAQLTDTTPRAVLEAYYERADTLYRTLDDREALVEAGRRLSMNKVFPEDDQLDFARAAVRALYRGRPYDEADAVMARALASAPAGSAYAFALELGRHVNALHDERPPRAVREALIAFYHQQKEPLRRRVLVQDAVERAAGLGADGVLEALATVYVDDAPPGTEERRQAERLFRRAMMGRAYRRLGRQRLDEARADFDLVTQRTGSLESAVESMSLRLRAGVSPEVVEKEVTTSSASMARPLAHFVKAYLMARQLPKLEDDRAHARAVAAAVKELRASWQELKNQREVHALSGAIHHEDFLRGHAPAAAERANRHYLIALDLVRNNVRYRAMILGALGLLHTQVGNFHIALGYLEQRDKLPYVDNAPGLAVSLSRARALLHVGREEEAAQAADQALAMVDATPKLARFVPLVLDRAALYNLAAGRFERALALYDRELPTVETGPSDAEGLRNRLVVRLARCAAELGAGQPQRALEDLDRVERDLATPVVQASLTWAHATPQHVQRSYRIIAAGLRANAETRLGHLDAAAHALEQRRVLFLEQFAESDRDEDLRAVTLAEMRLAENAVDRRDTTRAGHWLGKALEHTDTLIERTHAPLDAGQLDVLWFAAQLHSDGNTQVPFDVHERLGQAQRALIDQRDPSWRSYLAWIEIYLALGANPPAEIRDALVLPAQP